ATCAGCACAACGGCTGTCGACAATCCGCCGATCATGATAATGGCAATCGACATCTCGCTGTAAGCGCGGAACGATCGCCTGGCCACCTCAATGGCGACGCCGCCGAGTGCGGCAACCAGGAATCCCGTCACGGACGGATTCCATTTCAAGATGGCGCCAAGCGCGACGCCGGCCAGCGACACGTGAGAAAGCGTATCGGCCATTAGAGCCTGACGCCTCAGCATCAAGTACACTCCCAGCACGGATGCGATGAGTGCGACTATTCCACCGGCACAAAATGCCCGCTGCATGAAGTCGTAGTGCAGCATTTCCATCCGCCATGCTCCTTTCGCTCCAAATGGATGATGCGGTTAAGAAACGGGCGCACTTCCTCCAAGCCGTGCGTTACCATAAGCACCGTCATACCCTTGTCTTTCACCAGATGCGACATCAATTGATAAAAGCCGGTACGGCTTTCGAGATCCATGCCTGTTGTCGGCTCGTCAAGCACAAGTAAATCCGGCTGTCCGGCAAGTGCCCGGGCAATGCAAATCCGCTGCTTCTGCCCACCGGACAGCTCTCCGATTTTACGGTGTCGAAGCTCCCACATCCCTACCTGCCGCAAAGCGGTTTCCGTCCATTCGTAGTCCATCTTGTTCATTCTGCGAAACCATGATCCGGCAGTATGGCGTCCGGAAAGCACAAACTCCATGACCTTGCTGGGAAAACCGCTGTTGAAAGCGGCAATTTGCTGAGGCACATATCCGATAACGGGCCTCTTGCCTTCCATTCCCTTGCCGTGTAGCCTGATGTTTCCCTGCCATGGCTTAAGCAGCCCGAGCAGCAGCTTCAGCATGGTCGTTTTGGCCGCGCCATTCGGCCCGGTAATCGCTACAAACTCTCCGGACAAAATATGTATGTTCACATCTTCCAGACAAGGCGTGTCGGAGTAGCCGAACATCACATCCTCCATAGACGCTACAATCATACGGTTCTTCCCTTCTTTCGGAGTAAAAATGACAAACCTTATGTTATAGTAATCATTACGATTTGTAAATAGTAAAAATTACTTTTATCCAAAATTTTATTTGTAATCATTACGAATATGACCTAATATAATAGGGCAGTGTCAAGCCATCTATATATTGAGAAAAGGAGAATCCATATGAGCGGAATCCCCGTTTTTATTTTAAGCGGCTTTCTGGGCAGCGGCAAAACGACACTTCTTCTTCGATTGCTCGATCGGGCCAAGCGGAAGAACCTTCGAGCTGCCGTTCTGATGAACGAGCTGGGACGTATGGATATTGACGGTCATCTTATTTCCGAACATATGCCGGGACTCTCTCTGGAAAAGTTGCTCGACGGCTGTATTTGCTGCGACAAAAAAAGCGAAGTCGCGAGCAGCATGGAATTGCTTCTGCAAAATAACCCGGACGTCGTTTTCGTCGAGTTGACCGGCGTGGCCAATCCGGAGGAAGTAGCCGATTGTCTTGCCGAACCGCAGCTGATGGACCGAACGAAGCTGAAAATGGTCATCACGGTCATCGATGCGGAATATGTGCTGGACTACAACAGCATTTTTGCCGCAGACCGGGAGCTCGTCCGGACGCTCAGAAGGCAGATCGAGGTAGCCGACCTGCTGCTCGTCAATAAATGCGATCTCGTTTCCAAACATCATCTCATGAAGGTCGGCAGCAGCATCCGCAAATATAACTCAGCTGCCCCAATGCATTTTACCGTACAAAACGACATCGATCTGCAAGCACTGTTGCACGGAATCGAGCCGGCCGTCACCGGGCCTGCAGCTCCGAAAGTCACGTTCAAGGCGCTGAAAACCGTTCATTCCGCTCCTCACAATCATGATGATCACCAACAGCACAAGAACCATGAACGTTCCCACTCCCGTCTGCAAACCGTTACTCTCCCCTGCCCTGCCGACCGGTCGACAGATCCAAAGCGGATCGATCTTTTTCTGAAGAAATCCGAGGATCGCATACTTAGAGCAAAAGGATATTTTCATCTGCAGCCGAATACGGATACGCATCTAATGCAATATGCGGGGAAAAAAGCAAATTGGCAGCCTGCCGCCTATTTCGGCCAGCCTTACCTGGTCGTCATCGGCATCGATATGGATACCGAGAAGCTGAAGGACAACTGGTTGAGGTTGTGGGAACAATGACGCGCATCCATTCACGATCCCCATTTGACATGCCAGTCCGACAACGATATACTCATTATTAGTAATTATTACTATTAAAGGAGCGATATTCAATGACTACGTCTGATCCACGCATACCTGTCACTGTTCTGACCGGGTTTCTCGGCGCAGGGAAAACGACTCTGCTCAATCACGTGCTTACGGCCGAGCATGGTCAAAAAATCGCCGTCATCGTCAATGAATTCGGTGAGGTTGGCATCGACAACCAGCTCGTTGTCGGCGCGGACGAAGAGATTTTTGAAATGAACAACGGCTGCATTTGCTGCACAGTAAGGGGCGACTTGATCCGTATTTTGGGAGAACTGATGGATGCGAAACGCGGAATCGGCGATCGCAAAGCGGATTTTGACCGCGTTTTGATCGAAACGACAGGTCTTGCCGATCCGGCGCCGGTGGCACAAACGTTTTTTGTCGATGAGGAAATGGCGGAGTTTTACCGTCTTGATGCTATCGTTACGGTCGTCGACGCCCGCCATGCCGGCCAGCATCTGGATGAAGGCCATGAAGCCCAAGAGCAAGTGGCTTTCGCCGACGTCATGCTGCTGAACAAAGTCGACCTTGCTTCCGAAGATGAGCTGAAGCAGCTCGAAAGCCGTTTACGGTCCATGAATCCGACAGCCAAAATATACCGTACGGAGCGTTCGAACATAGACATAAACAAGGTGCTCGGCATCAACGCTTTCGATTTGCAGCAAAAGCTTGAGCTTGAGCCCGGCTTCCTTGAAGAAGAGGACCACGACCATGACGATGATGTAGCGTCCATTGTTTTACAGGAAGAACGCCCTCTCGATCTGAACAAGCTGGAGAGATTTTTGGGCGTTTGGCTCTCCGAGCACGGTGTTGATACGTTCCGTTATAAAGGGGTTTTGAACATTAAAGGCGTGAAACAGCGGGTCGTTTTCCAAGGCATACATATGCTGTTCGACTCAACGGCGGATCGGGAGTGGAAACCGGAGGAAGCTCGGCGCAGCGAGTTCGTTGTCATTGGCCGCAATTTGGATGAAGCCTGGTTTAAGGAACAGTTCGCCGCCTGCGTCGCCGTATGATCGCATCCTCTATCGAACAGCACCGTAAGGAAGCACCGCCCACCGTTCGCTGCTTGATTGTTACCGTCTCGGATACGAGGACGCTGGAAACGGATAAAAGCGGTCAACTGATGCGCGAACTCCTTGAAGCTGAGGGATACGTTATAGTCGGCCGCCATATCGTCAAAGACGATTACGCCGGCATCCAGCAGCTCCTTCGTCAGGCGGGAGACGATCCGCAGGTGGAAGCCGTACTGCTGAACGGCGGTACCGGTATTGCCAAGCGGGATACGACCTACGAGGCTGTTCGCGATGTGCTTGACAAAGAGCTGCAAGGCTTCGGCGAAATATTCCGCTTTCTAAGCTATACCGAGGACATCGGACCTGCCGCCATTCTGAGCCGCGCGGTCGCAGGCGTATATCGGGATAAGGCGATTTTTTCCATGCCAGGCTCTTCAGGGGCCGTTAAGCTGGCGCTAACGAAAATCATCATTCCGGAATTGAAGCATGTTATGCGCGAAATCTATAAAGATGTAACTTGAAAGCAGTAGCGATACTGCTTTTTCTTTTTGGGAGAAAGCTTTTATTAGATTTTAAGGTAACTTTCAGATTTATCTGCTAACATGTAAAACAAGCGTTTTTCTTGGGAGGCTTTACGTTATGCCGGCTTTGGCAATCAACTTCTTCTTCATTGCAGCTATCAGCTTCATGATCGTCATAGCGACGAACCCGAAAATATTTACATCCATACATATTCCTTTGCCTGATGCCGGTCATCTTCAAACGTTTAAAACGACGTTAATCAGCATCATGCTGGAAGCTCTCCCTTTTATCATTCTTGGAGTGCTCGTTTCCTCCTTGATGCAAGTGTTCATACCCGAGAAGTGGATTCAAAAGCTGACTCCGCGCAATCCCCTACTCGGTATTTTATTCGCTTGCGTCCTGGGAGTTATTTTTCCGGTATGCGAATGCGGCATGATTCCGGTCGTCAGACGGCTTATAGCCAAAGGAATGCCCCTTTATATCGGGACGGTGTTTATATTAGCCGGCCCTATTATCAACCCGGTTGTATTTGCAGCTACATACATGGCATTTCGAACCAGGCCTGAGATGGCCTATATGCGAATGGGATTGGCTTTTGGAGTTGCCGCGTGCGTTGGTCTGTTTATATATTATTTTGTGAAGAAAAATGCGTTCAGAACGAGCAAATCCGCTCTTCATCATGTTCATTCCCATGAGCATGGGGAATCCGTCCATCATCATACGCATGATCATACGCATGATCATTCCCATCAGCATCATCAGAGCAGCAAGTGGTACTCCTTGTTTGAACATGCTTGCTCCGAATTTTTTGATATGGGCAAATATTTGATGTTCGGCTCGTTCATTACAGCCACGATCCAAACTTTCGTAAGCCGCGGAGACCTTACTCAGATCGGTCATGGAATGTTAAGTTCACATCTGTTCATGATGGGCTTCGCCTACGTACTGTCGCTTTGTTCCACATCCGACGCCTTCGTCGCTACGTCGTTTTTGAGCACTTTTTCGGCAGGATCTTTGCTGACCTTTCTTGTTTTCGGACCGATGCTCGATTTAAAAAGCACTTTAATGCTGTTGTCCGCATTCAAGACTCGTTTTGTCGTCATTCTTTTTTTACTTATCGTCATCCTGGTACCGGCTGGAGCCTTTGCCCTGGAAAGCTTGTTTATCCATTAATGAAGTAAAGAGGTGTTCGAAATTGTCAGAAAGGCGTTTAGCTTTTCACTATGTATATAGAGCGATGATTATGGCAAGTTTATCCGTATACATCGTATTTTTAGTTAAAAACGAAAATCTGGTCTATTACATTGCCCCGCGCATGCAGATTTTTGTTAAGCTTGCTTCGCTAGCTTTGTTTGCCATGGCTGTTTTTCAGCTGTATGCAGCAGTAAAATCATTTCGGCGCGAACATGACAGCTGCGGTTGCGAACACCTCCCCTCCCGATCGTTGCCGGTGAATGTGTTCATTTACTCTTTGTTCATAGTCCCTTTGCTCTTAGGCTTTCTGTTGCCGGATTCCGTCATGAACAGTAACGTCATCGATGTAAAAGGCATAAATTTAACGGCCAGTCTGCCAAGTGCAAGTAAACCGGCCGGTACGGCTACAATAGCATCAGTACAAGGCAATCCGTCGACTCCTTCTGCAGGGATGACGAGTACTTCATCTCCAAGCGACACTCTAATAGACTCTCGTGAAAGCTCGGCGAATGCAGACGTCAAATCGAATCCGGTAAGCAAACCTGTTTCTGAGGACGATAAGCTGAAAGAGATGTTCCAAGCTGATAAGTTCACGCAAGAATATGCCAAAATGGGTATGTATCTGTACAAGCAAGACGTCATCCAGATCAAGGAAAGGAGCTTTATTGATTCGCTGACCTCACTCGCGATGTACCCTAAAAATTTTGTTGGTAAATCCATTGAAATCAGTGGGTTTGTTTACCGAGAGGACGACATGAAACCCAATCAATTTGTCATCGCCCGGTTCGCGATGCAGTGCTGTTCTGCAGACGCCGCCCCGTTCGGAGTACTCGTCGAATCGCCTCTCGGGAAAAACTTTTCCAAAGATGAGTGGGTAAAGGTATCCGGCACATTAGCCACGACCACCCGTGATGATATGGAAATCATAAAACTTAACGCTACAAAAATTGGAAAAATCCCGGCTCCGAAAACGCCTTATGTCTACCCTGACCCTGAGTTTCCGGACGATATCGGGAAATAAACTGAAATCTTAAAGCATACCAGCAGCGGCTATAAGGCGGGAGGAACATCAGCTGTAAGCGAGAAGCGTGTTCCTTTAAGAACGGTTGAATCAATTTGGCGTGATGAATTCAGGCAGTCCGGAAGCAAACTATTCGAAATTCTCTCAATCCTCTTTTCAATCTCTGGGGACATGTCTTTTTCTCCTTGCATCTCTGATTGTTGATTGCCATTTCATAATTTTACCATATTCACTAATTGGCGAGTAAAAAATCACACTTAGTTAAAAATCCTGCTTGTGAGCGTAAGAAAGCTGCCGGTCGTTCTCGCGGCAGCTTCTTTGTCTGGTTTATTAAGCTATCGTTCCTCGTTAATTGAACGACGATAGTAAATCTTGTCACTCTGCGAATTACATCTCTTTTTTTCATTTTGCTTGTTTCTGTGGTTAATTTCTGAAATAGTCGTCATCCAGCTTAAGCCATCTGCGTTATCCTGCCCGATCAATGAAGCTGCCGTCATTGTTCCGCGGCAGCTTCATTGTTTAAGTTTATTAAGCTCTTGTATCCGTTAGCGCAACAAAGTTCCGCTCACTTCGGCGGTTGCTCCAACACGAACGGCCGCGTCCGCGTCACGAATTGGAAGCCTTGCTTGCGCAGGATCGGCGCGGAAGTCGGCAGCGCGTCGACGAAAGCATGCGTCCGACCGCGGTCACGGGCTTCCTGCAACCTCGAGGCGACCAGCGCGGTAAAATGGCCTTGCCGCCGGTGTGTGGTCTTGGTGCGGCCCCCGGTCAGTTCGGCGTATGACCCGCCGGTTCGGAAGTATACTCGCCCACAGGCGACGGGCTCGCCGTCCACGTAGGCGATGTGGATGCTCATCTCGTCCAGACTCTCCTTCAACTTCAGAGCCAGCGCGCGCCGCTCTTCCTCCACGTTTCGCCTGCCAATCTCGCTGGACACCTCAGCGTAGTCGGCCAGGTCGCGCTCGTCCCGGACGATCCTGATATCGTACCTGTCGACGTCACCGAAGGTGGCCAGCGATACCTCGTCCAGCGGCAGAACCAGCACCTCCTCCTCGTCGGCTGCCTCGAATCCGGCGGCGACGAGCCGCTCGGGCAGGTCTACGGGCGTGTCGTGGCTGTAGTACTTCCACTCCAGACTATAGCCGCCGGCTACTGCGGCGTCCCGCTCCCGGCGGATCAGTTCATCGATCTCCCCCGCAGGACAACTGGCGAACACGATCCTACACTCCGATCCGTCCTCGGTACGCTCCACGACTACGTCACCGCTGGCAGACGGCGTGCCCATCGCCCGGCGCTCCACATCCAGGCCCACTAGGATGTCGGATCTCACAAATTGGCTCATGTTACAGCGCTCCTTTGCCGATCTTTGTTATTAAACTGGATTTCAACTTTTTACCACTTTCTATATATTACCATATGTTGTAATTAACCTGCCCGATAGCACAACGACGGTAGCCGATCTTTTCCGGGGCCAGCCGCCGTCTATCCAAACATCGAAGATAAAATTATTATTGAAATGAAGAATTTAAGTATAGCGACACAAATATATGCGTTTTTCTTTTTCATTATTATTTTTGTACGTTCCATCAGGAAGTAAGTGGTTTTATCCAAAGTGAAGAACAAAAACGGTGGCTCTGCTCTCGTTCCTCTTGAACGGTCATGCGGATCGACAAAAGAACCGGCACTGAGCGTCTTCATACGCCCAGTGCCGGTTGATGTCGTTGGATTCGTTAATTCGATATTTCACTTAGCTGGAGTTTGTACGGTAGCTTTGTTCTCGGGTTTACTCCAATAAATCGCATAACTGAACAAATTTCAAAGAATAAGGGATCCTCTGACTACCGTTACAACCGGAGAATCCCTATTAAAGTTACGTACCTTTTAGGCCGCTGGGTCAAACGCACAGCTAAGCTGGAACGTAGGTCAACCTGATCACCTGCTCGCCAATTCGATCGCTTGCCACGAGGCGCAGCGGCGGCCGCGGGCCGGCGAATAACGGCTTGCCGTGACCAAGCACGACTGGATGGAGATAGAGTCGGTACTCATCAACGAGACCGAGCTCCGTTAGACTGTGCGCCAACTCCGGCCCGGCAACTTCAATCTCCCCTTCATGCTGAGCCTTCAGCCCACGTATGGCCGCTGCGAGGTCGCCCTCGATCAGAGAAGCGTTCGGACCGACGGACTTTAACGTCCTCGACACCACCCACTTCGGTTTGCTTTGCCACGCCGCTGCGTATTCCCGTTCGGACGCATCCCATTCAAAATGTTCCTCGTCCCAATATCGCATGGTCTCGTACATGTGGCGCCCGTACAGGATGCCCGCCAAGCCGCGCACGTCGTCGATGAAATGACGGAATAGAACGGGGTCGGGCTGAAATGCCGTGTGGTCGACGAACCCGTCCAGAGACTGGTTCAATGCGAAAACGATCTTTGCCATGCGACTGACTCTCCTCCCTGGTTTTCTTGCACATTCATCGTCAGGATTACACATTCCATTTGCGGCCTCCTCTATGTCTACATTTTATCATCCAACAGCATGCCAGGTTTCTCATGGATTGCTAATGTGTACAGTCCTGGCCCGACCGAATAAAATTTTAGTTTAACGATGGATGTCAAATTAATCAATCCTGCTCGCAACGACGGCAGCCGATCTTTTCCGACTGGACACCGTCGTGATCCCACTCCGTAAGTGTGTCTTTTTCCAATTGAAACACCTCCTTCTTGGACGATCTAAAAAAGTGATTTTAACCGCTTGACATGTTACTATTAGGTAACATAATATAAAGATATCATAAGTGACTTTATAGTCACATGATAACACACTCGGATTTGTTGTCAGCCGACGGCATGCAAATTGTGGTGAAAATGAACAGGAGCTGATACTTGTTGGAACGACTTTAACAATACAGAATCGGATTTCGGTTGATCCGACCGCAGTTTCCGAGATGTTCGGCACCCCGGCTCACTTGAAGCCCATTTTAATTATCGCCGTCGGCCCTTACCCGGCGGAGACGAAGCAGCGCAAGTTCCGCTTCCCAGCGGAAGAAGTATCATCTTTTAATCTTACACAAGGCGGAGAAAGTAGTGAGCGCACATACAGAGGAGGAAAAACCAATGAGTGAATTTCAGAGAATTGTTGATCGCTTCGAGATCGAGGCGCTGCGCGGCGAGTTCACCGACACGGTGATGATGCGCGACCCCGACCGCCTCGCGTCGCTGTTCACGGAGGACGGCGTGTGGCGGATTCCCCAAGTCGTCGAATTCGTCGGCCGGGAGCAGATTCGCGCCGGGAGCAAACGGCTGCAGAGTCAGTGGGACTATTTCGTGCAAACCACGCACCCGGGCACAATCCGGCTCGATGGCGATACCGCAGTAGGCCGCGCCTACATCTCAGAGCTCGCGCGTCTGCTCGACGGCAGGGGCGGGCTAAACTATGCCGTGTACCATGATCGCTACCGGCGTACAGAAGAGGGGTGGAAGTTCGCCGAACGCGTCTACGAGGTCAGATACCTCGACACCACACCGCTTTCGGGCTCGGCGCAGGTCGACTCACATGAGTAAAGAGTCGATTTTCTAGGCTCCCCGCAGCGGGGCCTCGTCGTTAGATTCGGCACCAGCAAATATTCGCTAATCGATCGATTGAACTTAGAAGACCCACCCGTGGTTCGCGCCAACGGGTGGGTCTTCATTGGTGAGAAATGTACTGTTCCATTCGGAGTCTCACTGATCCAATTACCTGATCGTGGTAAAACTCCGTCAGAGGAATGAACGCCTCCTTCGATTCATCAAATGTTAATCCTCATCTGATCTGCTGGCTTCTTTATCAATCAAATTGAACATTTTGAATAGGCTTTCCGGTTAATGTGCTTTCGAACATGTCAATGATAACCAGAAATCTTTCTGCTTCGCGGAAAACATGGTCAGCTAATAACGGATGGATAATACTTTTTATTCGACAAGCCTCGATTAAGTCTCGGGCAGTTTTCTTGAAATCACGTAAGGATTTTACCGAGACTCTGTTTTGGTCTAAAAATTGGTCAAGTAATGGAACAGTTTGAGATTGAGGTCGCATGGAATCGATATCCCTTGCCTGAAATAATAATTGATCAAATTCCTCGCTAAATTGTCTTGCTTGGTCTACTAATTTTCTTTCGGAAGGATCAAGAAGATGACCAATGAATTTTGCATGGTCTGCCATAATTCTTAGAAAGAACACATTCTCGTTAATGATGGCATCCGGCAAAGCGTCTAACCGTCCTGTATTGAGCTGCTCAAGTCGGTTTCGAAAGTAAAATGCTTCTCTGCTTACATGATCCACCAGTAAAGGGAAATTGTTTTGCCCCGGTAATTGGCAATGTAAAATTAAGCCAAGAACTTTCCTTTTGAATGCCCATATATGGGATACAGCGGTATGGACTTCCACATTAAAACGTTGAATGCTCTGCGGGTCCGTTCCTGCATCAAAGGCATGTGCTCTACTCTCGATTGCTTCAAATGTTGAATAAAAAAAATTTGCTTCATTAATCAACTGAGTATCTTCACATCTAAAACCCAGTTTGAGAAACAGTGAATGTTCCTTCATGATACGCGACCAGAATTTTATTTCATCTAGCGAGCGAACGACAAAATCATTGGACATTTACTCCCCTCCCCTTGAAAATGCTCATGATATATATGTATTTCATACATGTTTTCCTTTATTCCCATAGACAAGCCAGACTTTTTAATTTCATTTTATACAGTCACCGCGATTTACGCGGCAAAAAATGAGATAAGGTTATTGTCACCCGGCCCGGCTTCCTAAAAGCTCAGTTCAATTGGTTCAAATGAGAATTGACGTACGTGCCTCTGCCCTGCCGGGATTCGACCAGACCGATTTTTCATGTCGTATAAGGAGTCAATCACTTGAGGTGTGACAATCGCCTATCCGCTTTCTCGAAATCAGGACGTTAAGCTATTCGTTTCAATCAGCTTGACAATCGTTTCTACCGCATTCGTTTCATTGTGGGATAACATGGCTTCTTTGTAGGCTTCTCGCTTCGCATAGAGTGTTTCAACACGTTCAGCAAAGGATTCGGGGGTTAGCTCTTCTTCCGGAAGCACATCGGCGTAGCCGGCCTTTTGGAACGATTTAGCATTTAAAATTTGATCGCCTCTACTCGCCTGCAGCGTGAGTGGAATGAGAAGCATCGGCTTTTTCAATAAGAGAAATTCATAAATCGAAGTGGCTCCCGCCCGGGAAATGACCACATCCGACATCGCCATGACGTCCGGAAGCTCGTCAAAAATATATTCGAATTGTTTATACCCTCTCTTGCCGGAAAGTTCGAGGGAGACATTACCATTTCCACAAATATGTACAATTTGGAATTGCGTCAGCAGCCTGTCCAGATTATCCCTGACGGCCTGGTTAATCACTTGAGAGCCAAGACTGCCGCCCATGACCAGAAGAACAGGCTTCCTGGAATGAAAATCACAGAAATGATAGCCCTTTGAAGCTTTTCCGTTTAAAATTCCCTCACGAATCGGAAGTCCCGTTAAAATCGCTTTTTGATCCTGCACATGCTGTATCGATTCCGGAAACGTGACACAAACCTTCTTTGCAAAAGGAATCGAAATTTTGTTGGCAAGTCCCGGCGTCATATCTGACTCATGGATAATGACCGGGATCTTGTTCATCCGGCTTCCAAGAACAACCGGGACGGAAACGAACCCGCCTTTCGAAAAAACGATGGCGGGCTTCAAACGACGTAATAATCTATAAGATTCGTAAACGCCTTTAATGACTCTGAAGGGATCTTTGAAATTTTGGAGATCAAAATATCTGCGCCATTTCCCGGAGGAAATCGGATAAAAAGGAACGCCTTCGCGTTCGATAATGTCTTTCTCGATACCGGTGGCTGAACCGATGTAGCGGACTTCCCAGCCTAACTGCCGAAGCTTGCTCATCAGCGCGAGGTTCGGCGTGACGTGTCCCGCCGAACCTCCTCCGGTAAAAACGATGGTTTTCATGTTATGTCACCTCGAATAACGGGAAATATTGCAGTGAATGTTTCATTTTACCGACAGCAAAGCGTTCTCGACCTGGGCGAAGTGCTTCGCCATCGTTGCTGCGGCCAGATTCGGATCTCTGTCGCGGATCGCTTCGAACAGCTTCTTGTGCTCCTCAAACAGCTTACCGGCCGTATCCTTCCCGCTGTAGAGCCAAAGCTTGCGGCTGATCTCGATGGTGCGGAACATCGCCTCGGAGATGTGTATCATCATCGTTTCCAGAATCGCGTTGCCAGTCGCTTTGGCGATGGCGAGATGAAAGTTCG
The window above is part of the Paenibacillus hamazuiensis genome. Proteins encoded here:
- a CDS encoding metal ABC transporter ATP-binding protein, which encodes MIVASMEDVMFGYSDTPCLEDVNIHILSGEFVAITGPNGAAKTTMLKLLLGLLKPWQGNIRLHGKGMEGKRPVIGYVPQQIAAFNSGFPSKVMEFVLSGRHTAGSWFRRMNKMDYEWTETALRQVGMWELRHRKIGELSGGQKQRICIARALAGQPDLLVLDEPTTGMDLESRTGFYQLMSHLVKDKGMTVLMVTHGLEEVRPFLNRIIHLERKEHGGWKCCTTTSCSGHFVPVE
- a CDS encoding CobW family GTP-binding protein, which produces MSGIPVFILSGFLGSGKTTLLLRLLDRAKRKNLRAAVLMNELGRMDIDGHLISEHMPGLSLEKLLDGCICCDKKSEVASSMELLLQNNPDVVFVELTGVANPEEVADCLAEPQLMDRTKLKMVITVIDAEYVLDYNSIFAADRELVRTLRRQIEVADLLLVNKCDLVSKHHLMKVGSSIRKYNSAAPMHFTVQNDIDLQALLHGIEPAVTGPAAPKVTFKALKTVHSAPHNHDDHQQHKNHERSHSRLQTVTLPCPADRSTDPKRIDLFLKKSEDRILRAKGYFHLQPNTDTHLMQYAGKKANWQPAAYFGQPYLVVIGIDMDTEKLKDNWLRLWEQ
- a CDS encoding MogA/MoaB family molybdenum cofactor biosynthesis protein, translating into MIASSIEQHRKEAPPTVRCLIVTVSDTRTLETDKSGQLMRELLEAEGYVIVGRHIVKDDYAGIQQLLRQAGDDPQVEAVLLNGGTGIAKRDTTYEAVRDVLDKELQGFGEIFRFLSYTEDIGPAAILSRAVAGVYRDKAIFSMPGSSGAVKLALTKIIIPELKHVMREIYKDVT
- a CDS encoding dihydrofolate reductase family protein; the protein is MAKIVFALNQSLDGFVDHTAFQPDPVLFRHFIDDVRGLAGILYGRHMYETMRYWDEEHFEWDASEREYAAAWQSKPKWVVSRTLKSVGPNASLIEGDLAAAIRGLKAQHEGEIEVAGPELAHSLTELGLVDEYRLYLHPVVLGHGKPLFAGPRPPLRLVASDRIGEQVIRLTYVPA
- a CDS encoding CobW family GTP-binding protein yields the protein MTTSDPRIPVTVLTGFLGAGKTTLLNHVLTAEHGQKIAVIVNEFGEVGIDNQLVVGADEEIFEMNNGCICCTVRGDLIRILGELMDAKRGIGDRKADFDRVLIETTGLADPAPVAQTFFVDEEMAEFYRLDAIVTVVDARHAGQHLDEGHEAQEQVAFADVMLLNKVDLASEDELKQLESRLRSMNPTAKIYRTERSNIDINKVLGINAFDLQQKLELEPGFLEEEDHDHDDDVASIVLQEERPLDLNKLERFLGVWLSEHGVDTFRYKGVLNIKGVKQRVVFQGIHMLFDSTADREWKPEEARRSEFVVIGRNLDEAWFKEQFAACVAV
- a CDS encoding permease — its product is MPALAINFFFIAAISFMIVIATNPKIFTSIHIPLPDAGHLQTFKTTLISIMLEALPFIILGVLVSSLMQVFIPEKWIQKLTPRNPLLGILFACVLGVIFPVCECGMIPVVRRLIAKGMPLYIGTVFILAGPIINPVVFAATYMAFRTRPEMAYMRMGLAFGVAACVGLFIYYFVKKNAFRTSKSALHHVHSHEHGESVHHHTHDHTHDHSHQHHQSSKWYSLFEHACSEFFDMGKYLMFGSFITATIQTFVSRGDLTQIGHGMLSSHLFMMGFAYVLSLCSTSDAFVATSFLSTFSAGSLLTFLVFGPMLDLKSTLMLLSAFKTRFVVILFLLIVILVPAGAFALESLFIH
- a CDS encoding TIGR03943 family putative permease subunit; the encoded protein is MASLSVYIVFLVKNENLVYYIAPRMQIFVKLASLALFAMAVFQLYAAVKSFRREHDSCGCEHLPSRSLPVNVFIYSLFIVPLLLGFLLPDSVMNSNVIDVKGINLTASLPSASKPAGTATIASVQGNPSTPSAGMTSTSSPSDTLIDSRESSANADVKSNPVSKPVSEDDKLKEMFQADKFTQEYAKMGMYLYKQDVIQIKERSFIDSLTSLAMYPKNFVGKSIEISGFVYREDDMKPNQFVIARFAMQCCSADAAPFGVLVESPLGKNFSKDEWVKVSGTLATTTRDDMEIIKLNATKIGKIPAPKTPYVYPDPEFPDDIGK
- a CDS encoding DUF2935 domain-containing protein — encoded protein: MSNDFVVRSLDEIKFWSRIMKEHSLFLKLGFRCEDTQLINEANFFYSTFEAIESRAHAFDAGTDPQSIQRFNVEVHTAVSHIWAFKRKVLGLILHCQLPGQNNFPLLVDHVSREAFYFRNRLEQLNTGRLDALPDAIINENVFFLRIMADHAKFIGHLLDPSERKLVDQARQFSEEFDQLLFQARDIDSMRPQSQTVPLLDQFLDQNRVSVKSLRDFKKTARDLIEACRIKSIIHPLLADHVFREAERFLVIIDMFESTLTGKPIQNVQFD
- a CDS encoding GNAT family N-acetyltransferase, which encodes MSQFVRSDILVGLDVERRAMGTPSASGDVVVERTEDGSECRIVFASCPAGEIDELIRRERDAAVAGGYSLEWKYYSHDTPVDLPERLVAAGFEAADEEEVLVLPLDEVSLATFGDVDRYDIRIVRDERDLADYAEVSSEIGRRNVEEERRALALKLKESLDEMSIHIAYVDGEPVACGRVYFRTGGSYAELTGGRTKTTHRRQGHFTALVASRLQEARDRGRTHAFVDALPTSAPILRKQGFQFVTRTRPFVLEQPPK
- a CDS encoding nuclear transport factor 2 family protein produces the protein MSEFQRIVDRFEIEALRGEFTDTVMMRDPDRLASLFTEDGVWRIPQVVEFVGREQIRAGSKRLQSQWDYFVQTTHPGTIRLDGDTAVGRAYISELARLLDGRGGLNYAVYHDRYRRTEEGWKFAERVYEVRYLDTTPLSGSAQVDSHE
- a CDS encoding undecaprenyldiphospho-muramoylpentapeptide beta-N-acetylglucosaminyltransferase, coding for MKTIVFTGGGSAGHVTPNLALMSKLRQLGWEVRYIGSATGIEKDIIEREGVPFYPISSGKWRRYFDLQNFKDPFRVIKGVYESYRLLRRLKPAIVFSKGGFVSVPVVLGSRMNKIPVIIHESDMTPGLANKISIPFAKKVCVTFPESIQHVQDQKAILTGLPIREGILNGKASKGYHFCDFHSRKPVLLVMGGSLGSQVINQAVRDNLDRLLTQFQIVHICGNGNVSLELSGKRGYKQFEYIFDELPDVMAMSDVVISRAGATSIYEFLLLKKPMLLIPLTLQASRGDQILNAKSFQKAGYADVLPEEELTPESFAERVETLYAKREAYKEAMLSHNETNAVETIVKLIETNSLTS